A genomic segment from Gossypium hirsutum isolate 1008001.06 chromosome D04, Gossypium_hirsutum_v2.1, whole genome shotgun sequence encodes:
- the LOC107899553 gene encoding L-type lectin-domain containing receptor kinase IV.1, protein MAMCFTFRLAILLTLLLTSLADMDDVGFIYNGFLSANLSLDGIAKLTSCGLLKLTNETGRYEKGGAFYPHLINFKNSTNRSVSSFSTTFVFAIISESQAFGGHGIAFAISPTRGHPEAVPYEYLGLFNESNNGNGTNHVIAIELDTVQSDNFNDINNNHVGIDINGLNSTYSFPAGYYKDGSRQFRNLSMIDGKRIQIWVEYHGREKRMDVTLAPSGVSKPKTPLLSSPLDLSSIVNSEMYVGFSSSTGALISSHYVLGWSFKMNGQAQELTLSRLPKLPRLGPKKKSRLLTNGLPLVLASVILAGVSSVVYFVRRKRKFAEIVEDWELEYGPHRFKFKDLYVATKGFKDKELLGAGGFGRVYKGVLPTTKLEVAVKRVSRESKQGMKEFIAEIVSIGRLRHRNLVQLLGYCRRQGELLLVYDYMPNGSLDKYLYNQPKLTLNWSQRFRVIKGVASGLFYLHEEWEQVVIHRDVKASNILLDSGLNGRLGDFGLARLYDHGTEPQTTHVVGTVGYLAPELTRTGEATPCTDVFAFGAFLLEVACGRRPISQSSTDVILVDWVYSCWRKGDILEAKDPNLGSDCVAEEVELILKLGLICSQSEPEARPTMRHIVQFLEGDIPFPRMSSLRLSSGIAFSHRTGFDEFAMLYTSSLNNKFSHSSSAEASLLSGGL, encoded by the coding sequence ATGGCAATGTGTTTCACTTTCAGATTAGCAATTCTGCTAACTCTTCTTCTGACCAGCTTAGCAGACATGGATGATGTTGGTTTCATCTACAATGGATTTCTGTCAGCTAATCTAAGCCTTGATGGCATCGCAAAGTTGACTTCGTGTGGGCTCCTAAAGCTCACCAATGAAACAGGCAGGTATGAAAAAGGCGGTGCTTTCTACCCTCACCTTATTAACTTCAAGAACTCAACCAACCGTTCCGTTTCTTCCTTCTCTACTACCTTTGTCTTCGCTATTATTTCTGAATCCCAAGCTTTCGGTGGTCACGGAATAGCTTTCGCAATTTCACCAACCAGGGGCCACCCCGAAGCTGTTCCATATGAATATCTCGGACTCTTCAACGAGTCCAACAACGGCAATGGTACAAACCACGTTATTGCTATAGAACTCGATACGGTTCAAAGCGACAACTTCAATGACATCAATAACAATCACGTTGGGATTGATATTAATGGGCTAAATTCTACGTATTCTTTTCCAGCTGGATATTACAAGGATGGCAGCCGTCAGTTTAGAAACCTGAGTATGATCGATGGGAAAAGGATACAAATTTGGGTCGAATATCATGGTCGAGAGAAGCGAATGGATGTCACGTTAGCACCATCTGGAGTTTCTAAACCCAAGACTCCACTTTTATCTTCGCCTCTTGATCTTTCTTCAATTGTTAACAGTGAGATGTATGTTGGTTTTTCATCCTCAACTGGCGCTCTTATCTCATCTCATTATGTCTTGGGTTGGAGCTTTAAGATGAATGGTCAGGCGCAAGAGCTTACCCTGTCTCGACTTCCAAAGCTTCCTCGTTTAGGACCAAAGAAAAAATCAAGGCTTTTGACAAATGGATTGCCTTTGGTTTTAGCGAGTGTGATTTTGGCAGGAGTTTCAAGTGTAGTTTATTTCGTAAGGAGGAAGAGGAAGTTCGCTGAAATTGTTGAAGATTGGGAACTTGAGTATGGGCCGCATAGATTCAAGTTTAAAGATCTATATGTTGCTACAAAGGGATTCAAAGACAAGGAGCTATTGGGTGCTGGTGGGTTCGGAAGAGTCTATAAAGGAGTTCTTCCAACCACTAAACTTGAGGTTGCAGTGAAAAGAGTCTCACGTGAATCGAAACAAGGGATGAAGGAATTCATAGCAGAAATCGTGAGTATCGGTCGTCTCCGCCACCGAAATTTAGTTCAACTCTTGGGATATTGCCGGCGTCAAGGTGAGCTACTTTTGGTCTATGACTACATGCCAAATGGAAGTCTGGATAAGTACTTGTACAACCAGCCGAAGCTCACCCTTAACTGGAGTCAAAGATTCAGAGTCATCAAAGGTGTAGCATCAGGATTGTTTTATCTACATGAAGAATGGGAGCAAGTTGTTATTCACAGGGATGTTAAGGCTAGCAATATTTTGCTTGATAGTGGACTAAATGGAAGATTAGGAGATTTTGGGCTTGCTAGATTATATGATCATGGAACTGAACCACAAACTACTCATGTTGTGGGCACAGTTGGTTATCTTGCCCCAGAGCTTACTCGAACCGGGGAAGCTACACCCTGCACCGATGTGTTTGCTTTTGGGGCATTTTTGCTTGAAGTTGCTTGCGGAAGAAGGCCAATATCACAATCTTCAACAGATGTCATTCTAGTTGACTGGGTGTATTCTTGCTGGCGCAAAGGTGATATTCTTGAGGCAAAGGATCCAAATTTGGGTTCAGATTGTGTCGCTGAGGAAGTCGAGTTGATTTTAAAACTTGGGTTGATATGCTCCCAGTCAGAGCCTGAAGCCAGGCCAACTATGCGCCATATTGTTCAGTTTTTAGAAGGAGATATTCCCTTCCCCAGAATGTCATCACTTCGTCTCTCTAGTGGTATAGCATTTTCCCATCGTACAGGCTTCGATGAATTTGCCATGCTGTACACATCTTCCTTGAACAACAAATTCTCCCATTCTTCTTCTGCTGAAGCTTCTCTTCTTTCAGGGGGCCTGTGA